One window of the Perca fluviatilis chromosome 5, GENO_Pfluv_1.0, whole genome shotgun sequence genome contains the following:
- the LOC120559825 gene encoding prickle-like protein 2, whose translation MSLEMEKTITKLMYDFQRNSTSDDDSGCALEEYAWVPPGLSPEQVHQYYNSLPEEKVPYINSPGEKCRIKQLLHQLPPHDNEMRYCNSLDEEEKRELKLFSNQRKKDSLGRGNVRPFPLTINGAICEKCGGQINGGDIVVFAARAGHGKCWHPNCFVCSMCEELLVDLIYFYHDGKIFCGRHHAERLKPRCCACDEIIFADECTEAEGRHWHMKHFCCYECETTLGGQRYIMKDGRPHCCNCFESLYAEYCDACGEHIGIDQGQMTYDGQHWHATEECFCCARCKRSLLGRPFLPKQGQIFCSRSCSAGQDPDESDSSDSAFQSARSRESRHSTKIGKKERRNAEQERRSAEARQTAPPPMPDRLSAEIDPLSVQMDRLSLSSSQTPSRTPNRTPSRTPSRAPSLNQVWMSRDDPYVPAVYEGPQGEPSPTPAPIHLLGQCNPRQGYNPNANAHPPAQTAANPGKRPDSWGKEQGNTKRTPMAALRGHSFNENWTHQSQDEFRPNKLRTQMSFNEMSSQNQGFSDKRSISLHGFQRDGRPPLTRRNPINAMSFNEPLTPLEQTPRGSMDSLTMSNATGNSLDGVSKRQEHLSRFSMPDLSKDSGVNVSEKSNMGTLSSSVQFHSTESLSSSRPYTNNMYAPLRVGYPLQYWDGPQPQGFDGKGRVGVMGSSGNLRMAPMSDRMPRRRINGQEPVSQQQQPQPRRRKHHRGNHSNSQHRSGRHHKRSRRSRSDNALHLVADRPAQMVELPYRRVQEDYDRFPSGNAARELFGLEPGGYRQQPQRPCPRTTSDLTLQNAGWQPVGLGGPCWGDGYMEAADPWCSSCSSSSESEGDEGYFLGEPIPRPVQLCYINNEELRHRYSPSGIAAHHGPLHGPLHGPIHGQLHTRQRRKSKNCILS comes from the exons GTGCATCAGTATTATAACTCCTTACCAGAAGAGAAGGTCCCCTATATAAACAGCCCTGGAGAGAAATGTCGTATCAAACAACTGCTTCACCAGTTGCCACCACATGACAATGAG ATGCGTTATTGTAACTCGTTGGACGAGGAGGAGAAGCGAGAGCTTAAGCTCTTTAGCAACCAACGGAAGAAGGACAGCTTGGGCAGAGGCAACGTCCGTCCTTTCCCCCTCACCATCAATGGGGCGATCTGTGAAAAG TGTGGTGGCCAAATAAATGGAGGGGACATTGTGGTTTTTGCTGCAAGGGCAGGTCATGGAAAATGCTGGCACCCGAATTGCTTCGTCTGCAGCATGTGTGAGGAACTGTTGGTGGATCTCATCTACTTCTACCATGATGGCAAGATCTTCTGTGGCCGGCATCATGCCGAGAGGCTGAAACCCCGCTGCTGTGCCTGTGATGAG ATAATCTTTGCTGATGAGTGCACTGAAGCAGAGGGCAGGCACTGGCACATGAAGCACTTCTGTTGCTATGAGTGTGAGACCACCCTCGGCGGCCAGCGCTACATCATGAAGGACGGTCGGCCACACTGCTGCAACTGCTTCGAGTCCCTGTATGCAGAGTACTGTGACGCATGTGGAGAACACATAG GCATTGACCAAGGCCAGATGACATATGATGGGCAGCACTGGCACGCAACCGAGGAGTGTTTTTGCTGTGCCCGTTGCAAGCGCTCTCTGCTGGGCCGCCCCTTCTTGCCAAAGCAGGGGCAGATCTTCTGCTCACGGTCCTGCAGCGCTGGACAG GATCCAGATGAGTCTGACTCCTCAGACTCGGCATTCCAAAGTGCTCGTTCCCGTGAATCCCGCCACAGCACCAAGATTGGCAAAAAGGAGCGCAGGAACGCTGAGCAGGAGCGGCGGAGTGCCGAGGCCCGCCAGACAGCTCCTCCACCCATGCCTGACCGTCTGTCTGCTGAAATTGATCCTCTCTCTGTCCAGATGGACCGGTTAAGCCTCTCATCTAGCCAGACCCCTAGCAGGACACCAAACCGCACTCCGAGCCGCACTCCGAGCCGTGCCCCGAGCCTTAACCAGGTGTGGATGAGCCGGGATGACCCCTACGTCCCTGCTGTCTATGAGGGCCCCCAGGGTGAACCCTCCCCCACACCAGCACCTATACATCTGCTAGGTCAGTGTAACCCCAGGCAGGGCTACAATCCCAACGCAAACGCTCACCCTCCAGCTCAGACTGCTGCCAACCCAGGGAAGAGGCCTGACTCCTGGGGGAAGGAACAAGGCAATACCAAGAGGACCCCTATGGCTGCTCTGAGGGGCCACTCCTTTAATGAAAACTGGACCCACCAAAGCCAGGATGAGTTCAGGCCCAACAAGCTACGCACCCAGATGAGTTTCAATGAGATGTCTAGCCAGAACCAGGGATTCTCTGACAAGAGGAGCATTAGCCTGCATGGATTCCAGAGAGACGGCAGGCCCCCGCTGACCAGGAGGAATCCCATCAATGCTATGAGCTTCAATGAGCCCCTCACTCCTCTAGAACAGACTCCTCGTGGATCCATGGATTCCCTCACTATGTCCAATGCTACAG GTAACTCTTTGGACGGCGTCAGTAAGCGTCAGGAGCATTTGTCTAGGTTCTCCATGCCCGACCTGAGTAAAGACTcaggtgtgaatgtgtctgAAAAGAGCAACATGGGCACCCTCAGCTCATCAGTCCAGTTCCACAGCACAGAGTCGCTGTCCTCCTCTCGCCCCTACACCAATAACATGTATGCTCCACTGAGAGTCGGCTACCCGCTGCAGTACTGGGATGGCCCGCAGCCGCAGGGCTTTGACGGCAAAGGTCGTGTCGGGGTGATGGGCAGCAGTGGAAACCTGCGGATGGCTCCAATGAGCGACAGAATGCCCCGCCGACGCATAAACGGACAGGAACCGGTGTCGCAGCAACAGCAGCCACAACCAAGGCGCCGCAAACACCACCGTGGAAATCACAGTAACAGTCAACACCGCAGTGGCCGCCACCACAAACGCTCTCGCCGCTCCCGCTCTGACAATGCCCTGCACCTGGTGGCAGACCGGCCCGCTCAAATGGTAGAGCTGCCCTACCGTCGCGTCCAGGAGGATTACGATCGCTTCCCCTCCGGTAATGCTGCTCGGGAGTTGTTTGGTCTTGAGCCAGGTGGGTACAGACAGCAGCCCCAACGGCCCTGCCCCCGTACCACTTCTGATCTCACCCTGCAGAATGCTGGCTGGCAACCTGTTGGGCTGGGTGGGCCATGCTGGGGCGATGGGTACATGGAGGCTGCTGACCCCTGGTGCTCCAGCTGCTCCTCTTCTTCCGAGTCTGAGGGAGATGAGGGTTATTTCCTGGGTGAACCAATCCCTCGACCCGTGCAGCTTTGCTACATCAACAACGAAGAGCTGCGCCATCGCTACAGCCCCTCTGGGATAGCTGCCCATCACGGACCTCTGCACGGACCTCTGCACGGACCGATTCATGGCCAGCTGCACACCCGCCAAAGGAGGAAGAGCAAAAACTGTATACTTTCATAG